Within the Irregularibacter muris genome, the region TAGGTAAGACAATCAGCCAGATTATTCCCCAAACCACTGTAAATATAAGCAACCCTTTCCCAAATCTCTTCTTTTCTTCCATAGGATCATTTAGATAGATCAATCCTATAATAATGCCCACCAATGGCATAGCTATCGTTAGCAAGTAAAATAATACCTTTAAACCCGTGCTCATTGGTTCAGAGTAGTCTGAAGGCATAGGACTATGATATTCATGTACTGGTGGTCTATATTCATTCACCGGGGGTTTATTATGCAATGCTACCCCACAACTTGAACAGAAGTTGGCCTTATCTTCAGTGGCTGCCCCACAATTTTTGCAATATTTCATTTTTCTCACCTCTAGATTTTAATAATATCTTCATTTATCCTTCTTATCTATGTGTTTCTACACATCATTATAATGGGATTGTAAAAATTCTTCCAGGTCAGATTGTCTAATTCTCCACTCTTTCCCTAATTTTATTCCCCTTAGTTTATTGGTTCTAAGCCATCTATATATTGTGACTGTGTTTAATCGTAGCATATCCGCCACTTCCTCCACCATCAGCCATTCATATTCCATATTATTCCTCCGAAACGTTATCTTATATGTTCATAATAACACATAGAAATACTCCACACAATATAATAGTATTATAAATTAATATACAATACTATAATGTGCTATATTATGTCATATATTATCATAAAGTATTATATATTGTAATATTATACACTATTATGTAGTATAGTTTTATATATTTCATCTATGTTAGGTATTGTATTATAAAGTCTCTTATAATATACTATGAGTAACAACAAAAAAGGTGGTATTTCCATGAATCAAATGAAAAAATTACAGGAAAACCGTGAAATGCTCTATCATTTAATTTCTAATAGCCCCTTAAAAAATGAAGAAGTTTATAAGCAGAGTTGTGTTTT harbors:
- a CDS encoding zinc ribbon domain-containing protein yields the protein MKYCKNCGAATEDKANFCSSCGVALHNKPPVNEYRPPVHEYHSPMPSDYSEPMSTGLKVLFYLLTIAMPLVGIIIGLIYLNDPMEEKKRFGKGLLIFTVVWGIIWLIVLPIIGFSVFSMFMSDGYYYY
- a CDS encoding helix-turn-helix domain-containing protein gives rise to the protein MEYEWLMVEEVADMLRLNTVTIYRWLRTNKLRGIKLGKEWRIRQSDLEEFLQSHYNDV
- a CDS encoding aspartyl-phosphate phosphatase Spo0E family protein, which gives rise to MNQMKKLQENREMLYHLISNSPLKNEEVYKQSCVLDELIVQYMKKQISAQKI